In Saccharomyces eubayanus strain FM1318 chromosome XV, whole genome shotgun sequence, a single window of DNA contains:
- the PRP8 gene encoding U4/U6-U5 snRNP complex subunit PRP8, with the protein MSGIPPPPPGFEEHEDLPPPPPPPPGYELEEPNNSSIQPPNSDGIFFPPPPPPPPPPPGDFEVPIEPPLEAALPPPPPPPSDIDGFENTTTIKNQLHGKRKLNIMKGSSITSKERKRQKKTAKKAVKSSLYTPKAEMPPEHLRKIINSHSDMASKMYNTDKKAFLGALKYLPHAILKLLENMPQPWEQAKEVKVLYHTSGAITFVNETPRVIEPVYTAQWSAMWIAMRREKRDRTHFKRMRFPPFDDDEPPLSYEQHIENIEPLDPINLPLDSQDDEFVKDWLYDSRPLEEDSNKVNGTSYKKWNFKLPEMTNLYRLSTPLRDEITDKNYYYLFDKKSFLNGKALNNAIPGGPKFEPLYPREEDEDYNEFNLIDRVIFRVPIRSEYRVAFPHLYNSRPRSVQIPWYNNPVSCTIQNHEDHNTPAFFFDPSLNPILLHGDKTSNFSKELNAKEIESFSLPESFVPIMAEEEELILPTTKDAIALYNSPFPFNRTQGKMVRAQDVALAKKWFLQHPDEEYPVKVRVSYQKLLKNYVLNELHTTPPTNHNKVKLLKNLKNTKYFQQTTIDWVEAGLQLCRQGHNMLNLLIHRKGLTYLHLDYNFNLKPTKTLTTKERKKSRLGNSFHLMRELLKMMKLIVDTHVQFRLGNVDAFQLADGIHYIFNHLGQLTGIYRYKYKVMHQIRACKDLKHVIYYKFNKNLGKGPGCGFWQPAWRVWLSFLRGTIPLLERYIGNLITRQFEGRSNEVVKTTTKQRLDAYYDLELRNSVMDDILEMMPESIRQKKARTILQHLSEAWRCWKANIPWDVPGMPAPIKKIIERYIKAKADAWVSAAHYNRERIKRGAHVEKTVVKKNLGRLTRLWIKHEQERQKQIQKSGPDITPKEATAIFSVMVDWLESRSFSPIPFPPLTYKNDTKILVLALENLKDVYASKVRLNASEREELALIEEAYDNPHDTLNRIKKYLLTQRVFKPVDLTMMENYQNISPVYAVDPLEKITDAYLDQYLWYEADQRKLFPNWIKPSDSEIPPLLVYKWSQGINNLSDIWDVSKGQSTVLLETTLGEMAEKIDFTLLNRLLRLIVDPNIADYITAKNNVMINFKDMSHVNKYGLVRGLQFASFIFQYYGLVVDLLLLGQERAADLAGPANNPNDFMQFKSRETEKTHPIRLYTRYLDRIYMVFRFEESEGNELTDEYLAENPDPNFENSIGYNNRKCWPKDSRMRLIRQDVNLGRAVFWEVQGRVPTSITSIKWENAFVSVYSKNNPNLLFSMCGFEVRILPRQRMEDVISNDEGVWDLIDEKTKQRTAKAYLKVSQEEIDKFDSRIRGILMASGSTTFTKVAAKWNTSLISLFTYFREAIVATEPLLDILVKGETRIQNRVKLGLNSKMPTRFPPAVFYTPKELGGLGMISASHILIPASDLSWSKQTDTGITHFRAGMTHEDEKLIPTIFRYITTWENEFLDSQRVWAEYATKRQEAIQQNRRLAFEELEGSWDRGIPRISTLFQKDRHTLAYDRGHRIRREFKQYSLERNSPFWWTNSHHDGKLWNLNAYRTDVIQALGGIETILEHTLFKGTGFNSWEGLFWEKASGFEDSMQFKKLTHAQRTGLSQIPNRRFTLWWSPTINRANVYVGFLVQLDLTGIFLHGKIPTLKISLIQIFRAHLWQKIHESIVFDICQILDGELDVLQIESVSKETVHPRKSYKMNSSAADVTMDSVYEWEVSKPSLLHETNDNFKDVVTNKMWFDVQLRYGDYDSHDISRYVRAKFLDYTTDNVSMYPSPTGVMIGIDLAYNMYDAYGNWFDGLKPLVQNSMRTIMKANPALYVLRERIRKGLQIYQSSVQEPFLNSSNYAELFNNDIKLFVDDTNVYRVTVHKTFEGNVATKAINGCIFTLNPKTGHLFLKIIHTSVWAGQKRLSQLAKWKTAEEVSALVRSLPKEEQPKQIIVTRKAMLDPLEVHMLDFPNIAIRPTELRLPFSAAMSIDKLSDVVMKATEPQMVLFNIYDDWLERISSYTAFSRLTLLLRALKTNEESAKMILLSDPTITIKSYHLWPSFSDEQWINIESQMRDLILTEYGKKYNVNISALTQTEIKDIILGQNIKAPSVKRQKMAELEAARAEKQNDEETVGASTVMKTKTINAQGEEIVVVASADYENQTFSSKNEWRKSAIANTLLHLRLKNTYISADDFVEEQNVYVLPRNLLKKFIEISDVKIQVAAFIYGKAAKDHPKVKEIKTVVLAPQLGHVGSVQISNIPEITALPDTEGLELLGWVHTQTEDLKFMTASEVTTHSKLFADKKRDCIDISIFSAPGSVSLSAYNLTDDGYQWGEENKDVTNILSEGFEPTFSTHAQLLLSDRIMGNFIVPSRNVWNYTFMGTAFDPEGEYNLKYGIPLEFYNEMHRPVHFLQFNELAGDEELEAEQADVFS; encoded by the coding sequence atgagTGGAATACCGCCGCCTCCTCCTGGCTTTGAAGAACACGAAGActtaccaccaccaccacctcCGCCACCTGGATATGAACTTGAAGAACCAAACAATTCTTCAATACAGCCACCAAATAGTGATGGTATATTCTTCCCACCTCCccctcctcctcctccaCCACCTCCAGGTGACTTTGAAGTACCTATCGAGCCACCTTTAGAGGCTGCTTTGCCGCCACCACCACCGCCTCCCTCAGACATCGATGGATTCGAGAACACCACCACAATTAAGAACCAGCTACACgggaaaaggaaattgaacaTAATGAAGGGGTCGTCTATTACTagtaaagaaagaaaacgtCAGAAAAAAACGGCCAAAAAGGCTGTCAAAAGCAGTTTATATACTCCCAAGGCCGAAATGCCTCCTGAGCACTTGAGAAAGATTATTAACAGTCATAGTGACATGGCTTCAAAGATGTACAATACGGATAAGAAAGCCTTTTTAGGCGCTCTGAAATATTTACCACACGCCATTCTAAAATTATTAGAGAACATGCCTCAGCCATGGGAGCAAGCCAAAGAAGTAAAGGTTTTATACCATACCTCAGGAGCAATAACCTTTGTGAATGAAACACCAAGAGTCATAGAGCCTGTATACACCGCTCAATGGTCAGCCATGTGGATAGCGATGAGAAGAGAAAAGCGAGATAGAACTCACTTCAAAAGAATGAGATTCCCACCctttgatgatgacgagCCACCTTTGTCATATGAACAGCATATAGAAAACATTGAACCCTTAGACCCCATAAATCTTCCATTAGACTCACAGGATGATGAATTCGTCAAAGATTGGCTCTATGATTCCCGGCCTTTAGAGGAAGACAGTAACAAAGTCAATGGTACATCCtataaaaaatggaattttAAACTACCTGAAATGACAAACTTATATAGACTATCAACGCCATTAAGAGATGAAATCACAGATAAAAACTACTATTATCTTTTCGATAAGAAATCCTTTCTAAACGGGAAAGCTCTTAATAATGCAATTCCCGGTGGCCCTAAATTTGAACCATTATATCCAAgagaggaagatgaagattaCAATGAATTCAATTTGATAGATAGAGTGATATTTAGAGTTCCGATAAGAAGCGAATACAGGGTAGCATTTCCTCATTTATATAATTCAAGGCCTCGTTCAGTGCAAATACCGTGGTACAACAATCCAGTATCCTGTACTATCCAGAACCATGAGGACCATAATACACCCgcattcttttttgatcCGTCCTTAAATCCAATACTCCTTCATGGTGACAAGACATCAAATTTCAGCAAAGAGTTAAACGCAAAAGAGATTGAAAGTTTTTCTCTACCAGAGAGTTTCGTACCTATTATGGCtgaggaagaagagctTATTTTGCCTACTACAAAAGATGCCATTGCATTATACAATTCGCCTTTCCCTTTTAACAGGACTCAAGGGAAGATGGTAAGGGCACAAGATGTTGCCTTGGCTAAAAAGTGGTTTTTACAGCATCCGGATGAAGAATATCCAGTTAAGGTTAGGGTATCCTAtcaaaaattattaaaaaattacgTACTTAATGAATTACACACCACACCGCCTACAAATCACAACAAAGTtaaattattgaagaacctaaaaaacaccaaatattttcaacaaacaACGATTGACTGGGTAGAAGCAGGGCTCCAGTTATGTCGCCAAGGACACAATATGCTAAATCTGTTAATTCACAGAAAAGGCCTGACTTATTTACATCTCGATTATAATTTCAATTTAAAACCAACGAAAACTTTGACAACAAAAGAGCGtaaaaaatcaagactTGGAAATTCATTCCATTTGATGCGAGagttattgaaaatgatgaagttgATTGTGGATACACACGTACAGTTTAGGTTAGGAAATGTTGATGCTTTCCAATTAGCTGATGGTATACATTACATTTTCAACCATCTAGGGCAATTGACTGGCATTTACCGCTATAAGTATAAAGTAATGCACCAAATTCGTGCATGCAAAGATCTGAAACACGTCATATACTacaaattcaataaaaatctGGGTAAAGGGCCTGGATGTGGGTTTTGGCAACCCGCGTGGAGGGTGTGGCTGAGCTTCTTAAGAGGTACCATACCCTTACTCGAAAGGTACATCGGGAACCTGATCACCCGCCAATTTGAGGGGCGTTCCAATGAAGTAGTCAAAACTACAACTAAACAAAGACTCGATGCATATTACGATCTTGAGTTGAGAAACTCGGTCATGGATGACATTCTAGAAATGATGCCCGAGAGCATTCGACAGAAGAAGGCGAGAACTATTCTACAACACTTAAGTGAAGCTTGGAGGTGTTGGAAAGCTAATATTCCTTGGGATGTTCCTGGCATGCCGGCTCCaatcaaaaagataatCGAGCGGTATATAAAGGCCAAGGCTGATGCATGGGTATCTGCAGCTCATTACAATCGGGAACGCATAAAGCGCGGTGCTCATGTAGAAAAGACTGTGGTCAAGAAAAACCTAGGGCGCTTAACGAGGCTTTGGATCAAGCATGAGCAGGAACGTCAAAAGCAGATACAGAAAAGTGGTCCTGATATAACTCCCAAAGAAGCGACAGCTATCTTTTCTGTTATGGTGGACTGGCTGGAATCGAGGAGTTTTTCGCCAATCCCATTTCCACCTCTAACTTACAAAAATGATACCAAAATTTTGGTTCTTGCATTAGAAAATCTAAAGGACGTTTATGCATCAAAAGTACGTTTAAATGCATCTGAAAGGGAAGAACTGGCGTTAATAGAGGAAGCTTATGATAACCCCCACGATACTTTGaatagaataaaaaaatacttgtTGACGCAACGTGTTTTTAAGCCTGTTGATTTGACTATGATGGAAAACTATCAAAATATATCTCCTGTTTATGCAGTCGATCCCTTGGAAAAAATCACCGATGCATATCTTGATCAGTATTTGTGGTACGAAGCCGATCAAAGGAAGCTTTTCCCCAACTGGATAAAACCAAGTGATTCAGAGATACCACCTCTTCTGGTATACAAGTGGTCTCAAGGCATAAACAATCTATCTGACATTTGGGATGTCTCTAAAGGTCAATCCACAGTTTTGCTCGAGACCACGTTAGGGGAAATGGCtgaaaagattgatttTACTTTGTTAAATAGATTACTTCGTCTGATTGTGGACCCCAATATTGCTGACTACATTACTGCAAAAAACAATGTTATGATCAACTTTAAGGATATGAGTCACGTTAACAAATACGGTCTAGTACGCGGATTACAGTTTGCCTCTTTTATATTCCAATATTATGGACTAGTTGTTgatcttttgttgttgggCCAAGAAAGGGCTGCTGATTTGGCTGGCCCTGCCAACAATCCAAATGATTTTATGCAATTCAAAAGCagagaaacagaaaagacaCATCCGATCAGGCTCTATACCAGATATTTGGATCGCATTTATATGGTCTTTCgctttgaagaaagtgaGGGAAATGAACTGACAGATGAATATTTAGCGGAAAACCCAGATCcaaactttgaaaatagcATTGGATACAATAACAGAAAATGCTGGCCTAAGGACTCACGCATGAGGCTAATCCGCCAGGATGTAAACTTGGGACGTGCAGTGTTTTGGGAAGTTCAAGGCAGAGTGCCTACTTCAATTACATCCATAAAATGGGAAAATGCATTTGTTTCAGTGTATAGTAAAAATAATCcaaatttattattctCTATGTGTGGCTTTGAGGTTAGGATTTTACCAAGACAAAGGATGGAAGATGTAATTTCCAATGATGAAGGTGTTTGGGATTTAATCGAcgagaaaacaaagcagAGAACAGCAAAAGCGTACTTGAAGGTAtctcaagaagaaatcgatAAATTTGACAGCAGAATAAGAGGCATATTAATGGCGTCCGGTTCCACCACTTTCACCAAAGTTGCGGCAAAATGGAATACCTCTTTAATATCTCTTTTCACTTACTTCAGGGAAGCTATTGTGGCCACAGAGCCTCTATTAGATATACTTGTAAAAGGAGAGACACGAATTCAAAACAGAGTCAAACTAGGTCTAAACTCAAAAATGCCAACAAGATTTCCACCCGCCGTTTTTTACACACCAAAGGAGCTGGGTGGTTTAGGTATGATCAGTGCTTCCCATATCTTAATTCCTGCATCAGACTTGAGCTGGTCAAAACAAACTGATACTGGAATCACACACTTTCGTGCTGGTATGACACATGAGGACGAAAAATTGATTCCCACGATTTTCCGTTATATAACTACTTGGGAAAACGAATTTTTAGACTCTCAGAGGGTATGGGCCGAGTATGCAAccaaaagacaagaagCTATACAGCAAAATAGAAGACTGGCTTTTGAAGAACTAGAAGGATCATGGGATCGTGGTATACCGCGTATCAGTAcactatttcaaaaagatagGCACACCCTGGCTTATGATAGAGGTCATAGAATCCGTAGGGAGTTTAAGCAGTACTCACTAGAGAGAAACAGTCCATTTTGGTGGACAAACTCACACCACGATGGTAAGTTGTGGAATTTGAATGCGTATAGAACCGATGTTATCCAAGCGCTTGGCGGTATTGAAACAATTTTGGAACATACTCTATTCAAGGGAACCGGATTTAATTCATGGGAAGGTCTGTTTTGGGAAAAGGCTTCCGGTTTTGAGGATTCCATGCAATTTAAAAAGTTAACTCATGCACAAAGAACAGGTTTAAGTCAAATTCCAAATCGTAGGTTTACTCTATGGTGGTCTCCAACTATCAATAGAGCAAACGTTTACGTTGGTTTCCTAGTACAATTAGATCTGACTGGTATATTCCTTCACGGTAAAATTCCCACACTAAAGATATCTTtaattcaaatatttcGTGCTCATTTGTGGCAAAAAATACACGAAAGTAtagtttttgatatttgtcAGATTCTTGACGGGGAGTTAGATGTTCTACAAATTGAATCTGTATCGAAGGAAACCGTTCATCCCCGTAAATCATACAAAATGAACTCATCCGCTGCTGATGTCACCATGGATAGTGTTTATGAATGGGAGGTCTCGAAACCTTCCTTATTACATGAAACTAATGATAACTTCAAGGATGTGGTTACCAATAAGATGTGGTTTGATGTGCAATTGAGATATGGTGATTACGATTCCCACGATATATCTCGTTATGTGAGAgcaaaatttcttgattatACAACGGATAACGTCAGCATGTATCCCTCACCAACTGGTGTTATGATTGGTATCGATCTGGCCTACAATATGTACGACGCTTATGGTAACTGGTTTGACGGATTAAAACCTCTGGTACAAAATAGTATGAGAACGATTATGAAGGCCAATCCAGCATTGTATGTTCTTCGTGAGCGTATCAGAAAAGGTCTTCAAATATATCAATCTAGTGTACAGGAACCGTTTTTGAACTCTTCAAACTATGCAGAACTGTTCAATAACGATATAAAACTTTTTGTGGATGACACTAATGTTTATAGAGTTACTGTCCACAAGACTTTTGAAGGAAACGTTGCTACGAAGGCAATAAATGGTTGTATTTTCACTTTAAACCCTAAGACTGGCCacttatttttgaaaatcattCATACTTCTGTATGGGCTGGTCAAAAGCGTCTGAGTCAGTTGGCAAAATGGAAAACCGCCGAAGAAGTTAGCGCTCTTGTAAGGTCTCTAcccaaagaagaacaaccaAAACAAATCATAGTCACGAGAAAGGCAATGCTAGATCCCTTAGAAGTTCACATGCTTGATTTTCCTAACATAGCAATCAGGCCTACAGAACTCAGATTGCCATTTTCTGCTGCGATGTCAATCGATAAACTTTCTGATGTTGTCATGAAAGCTACGGAGCCTCAAAtggttcttttcaatatctaCGATGACTGGTTGGAGCGTATTTCGTCGTATACAGCGTTTTCTAGACTTACGTTACTGTTGAGAGCTTTGAAGACAAATGAAGAAAGTGCGAAGATGATTCTACTCAGTGACCCAACGATCACGATCAAATCGTACCATTTATGGCCATCTTTCTCTGACGAACAATGGATTAATATCGAGTCTCAAATGAGAGATTTAATTTTAACAGAATACGGtaaaaaatacaatgtCAATATATCTGCCTTAACCCAAACTGAAATAAAGGATATCATATTGGGGCAAAATATCAAAGCGCCATCTGTCAAGAGACAAAAAATGGCTGAATTAGAGGCTGCTAGGGctgaaaaacaaaatgatgaagaaactgTAGGTGCATCAACTGTTATGAAGACTAAGACCATAAATGCGCAAGGTGAGGAAATTGTCGTAGTAGCTTCTGCTGATTACGAAAACCAAACGTTTAGCTCGAAGAACGAGTGGAGAAAATCAGCCATCGCCAATACATTATTACATTTGAGACTGAAAAACACTTATATCTCAGCCGATGATTTTGTAGAAGAGCAGAATGTTTATGTGCTCCCAAGaaatttattaaagaaatttattGAGATATCTGATGTGAAAATCCAGGTAGCTGCCTTCATTTACGGTAAAGCGGCTAAAGATCATCCGAAGgtaaaagaaatcaagacTGTTGTTTTGGCGCCTCAATTGGGTCACGTAGGCTCCGTCCAAATAAGCAACATCCCTGAAATTACTGCCCTGCCAGATACAGAGGGCCTGGAATTGCTAGGTTGGGTTCATACTCAAACTGAAGACCTCAAGTTTATGACAGCGTCTGAAGTAACAACACATTCTAAACTTTTTGcagacaaaaaaagagattgCATTGATATTTCCATCTTTTCAGCTCCAGGATCTGTTTCATTAAGTGCTTACAACCTAACTGATGACGGTTATCAATGGGGAGAAGAGAACAAAGACGTAACAAATATATTATCCGAAGGGTTTGAACCTACTTTCAGCACACATGCTCAATTACTACTTTCTGACCGTATCATGGGTAACTTTATAGTTCCATCAAGAAACGTTTGGAATTACACATTTATGGGCACAGCCTTTGATCCAGAAGGCGAATACAATTTGAAGTATGGTATACCTCTGGAATTTTATAACGAAATGCATCGTCCGGTGCACTTTTTACAGTTCAACGAGCTGGCaggtgatgaagaattagaaGCCGAACAAGCAGACGTGTTTAGCTAA
- the CDC23 gene encoding anaphase promoting complex subunit CDC23, whose product MNDEGQDKIVQDIRIQLRKAVTELSRWKMYGSSKWAAEALVGLVEPMDVDQSRSLMDESPLRNKLSVPKQSFQIPQNGFGLSESEYDLYLLGSALFDAKEFDRCVFFLKDVSNPYLKFLKLYSKFLSWDKKSQENMENVLTTGKFADGTYRADKDGDGNGNDDMNQGGRQRSNSGMITSEHETQSNISSILKEINAFLEVYEVKIDDDEADLGLALLYYLRGVTLKQEKNTSKAMSSFLKSLSCYSFNWSCWLELMDCLQKVDDALLLNNYLYQNFQFKSSENLGSQRTIEFNIMIKFFKLKVFEELNGQLEDYFEDLEFLLQVFPNFTFLKAYNATISYNNLDYVTAEGRFDDIVKQDPYRLNDLETYSNILYVMQKNSKLAYLAQFVSQIDRFRPETCCIIANYYSARQEHEKSIMYFRRALTLDKKTTNAWTLMGHEFVELSNSHAAIECYRRAVDICPRDFKAWFGLGQAYALLDMHLYSLYYFQKACTLKPWDRRIWQVLGECYNKTGNKLEAIKCYKRSIKASQTVDQNTSIYYRLAQLYEELEDLQECKKFMTKCVDVEEFLEGVVTDETVKARLWLAVFEIKAGNYQLAYDYAMGVSSGTSQEIEEARMLARECRRHM is encoded by the coding sequence aTGAATGACGAGGGCCAAGACAAAATAGTACAAGACATACGTATACAACTACGAAAGGCTGTCACAGAATTGTCACGATGGAAGATGTACGGCTCCTCAAAGTGGGCAGCGGAGGCACTAGTGGGGCTCGTCGAACCTATGGATGTCGATCAATCACGGTCCTTAATGGATGAATCTCCACTGAGAAATAAGCTAAGTGTACCGAAGCAAAGCTTTCAAATACCACAAAACGGGTTTGGGCTATCAGAGTCCGAGTACGATCTCTACCTCCTCGGTTCTGCATTATTTGACGCTAAAGAGTTTGATCGatgtgtttttttcctaAAAGATGTTTCCAATCCATATctgaagtttttgaaattataCAGTAAATTTCTGTCATGGGATAAGAAAAGTCAAGAGAATATGGAAAATGTCTTAACTACGGGGAAATTTGCTGACGGAACGTACAGGGCTGATAAAGATGGTGATGGTAATGGTAATGACGATATGAACCAAGGTGGACGTCAACGTAGCAATTCTGGGATGATTACCAGTGAGCATGAGACACAATCAAATATATCATCGATTTTAAAGGAGATAAATGCGTTTCTGGAAGTTTATGAAGTGAAAATAGACGATGACGAGGCTGACTTGGGACTGGCGCTATTATATTACTTACGGGGAGTTACGTtaaaacaggaaaaaaacactTCTAAAGCCATGTCATCTTTCCTGAAATCTCTGAGCTGTTATTCATTTAACTGGTCCTGCTGGTTAGAATTGATGGACTGTTTACAGAAAGTCGACGATGCATTGCTTCTAAATAATTATCTATATCAGAATTTCCAATTCAAATCATCAGAAAATCTTGGTAGCCAGAGAACAATAGAATTTAATATAATGatcaagtttttcaaactgaAAGTATTTGAAGAACTGAATGGCCAATTGGAAGATTACTTTGAGGATCTAGAATTTTTGTTACAGGTATTCCCcaatttcacttttttgaaagcaTATAATGCCACCATTAGTTACAACAATCTGGATTATGTTACCGCAGAAGGCCGATTCGATGACATTGTTAAGCAAGATCCATACCGGCTTAATGATTTAGAAACATATTCGAATATTCTTTATGTCatgcaaaaaaattcaaagttaGCATATTTGGCCCAGTTTGTCTCTCAAATAGATCGGTTTAGACCAGAAACATGCTGTATCATAGCTAATTATTACAGTGCTCGGCAAGAACATGAAAAATCCATTATGTATTTCCGTCGAGCTCTAACATTAGACAAGAAAACCACTAACGCATGGACCTTGATGGGCCACGAATTCGTCGAACTAAGCAATTCTCATGCTGCGATTGAGTGCTACCGTCGGGCAGTGGATATCTGTCCTCGAGACTTTAAAGCATGGTTCGGATTGGGGCAAGCCTATGCGCTCTTGGACATGCACCTATACTCTCTTTACTATTTCCAGAAGGCATGTACATTGAAACCATGGGATCGTCGGATTTGGCAAGTGTTGGGAGAATGTTACAATAAAACAGGAAACAAACTCGAAGCTATAAAATGTTACAAGAGATCCATAAAGGCTTCACAAACGGTCGATCAAAATACTTCGATATATTACCGATTAGCACAACTATACGAAGAACTTGAAGATCTGCAGGAGTGTAAGAAGTTTATGACAAAGTGTGTGGATGTAGAAGAATTTCTGGAAGGTGTAGTGACAGATGAAACCGTTAAAGCAAGGCTTTGGCTGGCTgtgtttgaaataaaagcaGGCAACTATCAACTAGCGTACGATTACGCGATGGGAGTGTCCAGCGGAACGTCTCAGGAGATTGAAGAGGCTCGCATGCTGGCTCGAGAGTGTAGAAGGCATATGTAA
- the THP2 gene encoding Thp2p, whose amino-acid sequence MVVMTGEEGRTYFESLCEEEQSLQESQTHLLNILETLEALTNPESSDDSLTESLKNLPALHEELLKSXIRLRYDKYQTREAQLLEDAESGRDISAGVQNRKTISEYYTTFEQLNRDTLRYINLLKRLSVDLAKQVEVSDPLVTEYEVDNWGPSEKLQGILEQYCAPETDIRGVDAQIKNYLDQIKMARAKFGLENKYSLKEKLSSLTKELNHWRKEWDDIEMLMFGDDAHSMKKMIQKIDSLKSKIEYSSGSNPVDAEGDILLE is encoded by the coding sequence ATGGTGGTCATGACAGGAGAAGAAGGACGTACGTATTTCGAGTCTCTTTGCGAGGAAGAGCAGAGCCTGCAGGAAAGTCAAACGCACCtattgaatattcttgAAACACTAGAAGCACTGACAAACCCTGAATCCTCGGATGATTCACTCACAGAGTCCCTAAAAAACCTACCTGCTTTACATGAAGAGTTGCTCAAGAGTTYCATTCGTCTGCGATACGATAAATATCAGACGAGAGAAGCACAGCTCTTGGAGGATGCGGAATCCGGAAGGGATATCTCAGCAGGAGTACAGAATCGAAAGACAATTAGTGAATATTATACTACTTTTGAACAACTGAATAGGGATACTTTACGGTATATAAATTTACTGAAAAGACTGTCCGTTGATTTGGCCAAACAAGTAGAGGTGTCTGATCCGTTAGTGACAGAATATGAAGTGGATAACTGGGGCCCATCTGAGAAACTACAAGGTATCCTTGAGCAGTACTGTGCACCAGAAACCGACATACGTGGTGTCGATgctcaaatcaaaaactaTCTAGATCAAATTAAGATGGCGCGTGCAAAGTTTGGCTTAGAGAATAAATACTccttaaaggaaaaactcTCTAGTTTGACCAAGGAACTAAACCATTGGAGAAAAGAGTGGGACGACATAGAAATGCTTATGTTTGGCGATGATGCACACtccatgaaaaaaatgattcaGAAGATAGACTCATTGAAATCCAAAATAGAATATTCGTCTGGAAGCAACCCTGTGGACGCAGAAGGCGACATTTTGTTAGAGTAA